One stretch of Mangifera indica cultivar Alphonso chromosome 9, CATAS_Mindica_2.1, whole genome shotgun sequence DNA includes these proteins:
- the LOC123225143 gene encoding uncharacterized protein LOC123225143, translating to MGIKLASPCLHWSQPIVPHSPSSSQTLASAVSSPSSKRRCNYGSTLACRYLQRLDRSSLFGAKLTKLRRSQSYEYPPSKPQPTVLRTCSASLDAFRFQDDRDESGDGDDNGKGVEPAWHVHEPPAIIERKANSVDLPLSLRMIKRKLKWQDGFMEAGESAYCSVKKAFSSMVFIIREIHSFTLQMREILFYEDLQGIIVRVQREMHASFVWLFQQVFSHTPILMVYVMILLANFTVYSMASNTALAVSVSPPEVSSVIKVEDKKNSSFDSSSLKRFSVSSSGGKTTSIGENNNGGGGKFRPMASGTDGDGGFDRIDHFRTIVPDGASQLSSLGTSTEADSGPEQLVKEDELNLWNSVQDEASQMQASGRDESLRFVSPVKADIESDNYADYFKTELVYQIRLQREPNNPLLLTNYAQFLYLVAHDYDRAEKYFKRAIVVEPADAEAFNKYASFLWRVRKDFGAAEETFLEAIAADPTNSYYAANYAHFLWNTGAEDTCFPLDSTGATQDEA from the exons ATGGGAATAAAGTTAGCGAGCCCATGTTTGCATTGGTCACAGCCGATTGTTCCTCACTCTCCGTCGTCTTCTCAAACGCTAGCTTCGGCAGTCTCTTCACCTTCTTCGAAACGACGCTGTAACTACGGTTCAACTCTCGCGTGCCGGTACTTGCAGAGACTTGACCGGTCATCTCTCTTCGGAGCAAAATTAACGAAGCTCCGCAGGTCCCAGTCTTACGAGTATCCACCGTCAAAACCTCAGCCCACCGTATTAAGAACTTGCAGTGCCAGCTTGGACGCTTTCCGCTTTCAAGATGATAGGGATGAAAGCGGCGATGGTGACGATAACGGTAAGGGCGTAGAGCCTGCTTGGCATGTCCATGAACCTCCGGCGATTATTGAACGGAAGGCTAACAGCGTGGACCTTCCGTTGTCGCTAAGAATGATAAAGAGAAAGTTAAAATGGCAAGATGGGTTTATGGAAGCAGGGGAATCAGCCTATTGTTCAGTTAAGAAAGCGTTTTCATCTATGGTGTTTATAATCCGAGAGATTCATAGTTTCACTTTACAGATGAGAGAGATTCTATTTTATGAAGATTTACAAGGGATCATCGTAAGGGTTCAGAGAGAGATGCACGCTTCTTTTGTGTGGTTGTTTCAACAAGTGTTCTCGCATACACCAATTTTAATGGTGTATGTTATGATACTTTTAGCGAATTTTACAGTATATTCAATGGCTAGTAACACTGCACTCGCAGTTTCAGTTTCTCCACCTGAAGTTTCTTCTGTGATTAAAGTTGAGGATAAGAAGAATTCAAGTTTTGATTCTTCATCGCTTAAGAGGTTTTCAGTATCTTCTTCAGGTGGGAAAACGACGTCAATCGGGGAAAATAACAATGGCGGCGGCGGGAAATTCCGGCCGATGGCGAGCGGAACAGATGGGGATGGAGGCTTTGACCGGATTGACCATTTTAGAACAATTGTGCCTGACGGTGCTTCACAGTTGTCCTCTCTTGGGACGAGCACAGAGGCAGACTCGGGGCCAGAGCAATTAGTTAAAGAAGATGAGTTGAATTTGTGGAATTCAGTTCAGGATGaagcttctcaaatgcaagCTTCAGGAAGAGATGAGTCACTAAGATTCGTTTCACCTGTCAAGGCCGATATTGAATCCGATAATTATGCAGATTATTTCAAAACAGAGCTTGTATATCAAATAAGACTGCAAAGAGAGCCCAACAACCCTCTTCTTCTCACGAATTATGCTCAATTTCTCTACCTCGTTGCTCATGACTATGACAG AGCGGAGAAGTATTTCAAGAGAGCGATTGTAGTGGAGCCAGCGGATGCAGAGGCATTTAACAAATACGCAAGCTTTTTATGGAGAGTGAGGAAGGATTTTGGGGCAGCTGAAGAGACCTTCTTGGAAGCCATTGCTGCGGACCCAACAAACTCTTATTACGCGGCTAATTACGCCCATTTTCTATGGAACACTGGTGCAGAGGACACGTGTTTCCCCCTCGACTCGACAGGTGCCACCCAAGACGAAGCATAA
- the LOC123225146 gene encoding cell division control protein 6 homolog B-like, with product MPFVVRISLVQTLVYKKFSLNPNAFPTNSLQKKRESITMPAIASQDSILAIKSKKSCEFARSNGDSTPQKRGLRSDAAAQQSKSPTSTPMKWKSPRRSLNSSPNTPTNGIEKNSHEKLVTRKSPVKKKLFESFQVKPNWNPQDVEQMSAVKEALHVSTAPSTVVCREEEMKKVLKFCKKHVKEEKAGSLYVCGCPGTGKSMSMEKIKQHLVVWAKEKGIKVPDVLAMNCTSLTNTSGIFSKILLKFQPTKKISGSTSPLQHLQNLYSQRQPSSDSKMMLIFADELDYLITRDRSVLHDLFMLTTFPFSRCILIGIANAIDLADRFLPTLQSMNCKPLVVTFRAYSKDQIIRILQERLMALPYIVFQPQALELCARKVAAASGDMRKALSVCRSAIEMLDAELRESASKINSTSVEQGSFHQQAIPGLEFFNSQVRVDHMAVALSNTFKSPIVDTIQSLPQHQQIILCSAVKSFRRGKKDTTVGELSKSYVEICKTSLIPPVGILEFISLCRVLNDQGLLKLGQSREDKLKRVTLKIDESDITFALQGVRFFRNCLQ from the exons ATGCCATTTGTTGTCCGCATTTCTTTAGTTCAAACCCtcgtatataaaaaattttctctgaATCCAAATGCATTTCCCACCAATTCACTCCAGAAAAAAAGAGAATCGATTACAATGCCTGCCATTGCTAGTCAGGATTCTATCTTGGCCATCAAATCGAAGAAGTCTTGTGAGTTCGCCAGATCCAACGGTGATTCAACTCCTCAGAAGCGGGGGCTGAGATCCGATGCCGCAGCGCAGCAGAGCAAGAGCCCAACTTCAACGCCGATGAAATGGAAGTCTCCCCGCCGTAGCCTCAATTCCAGTCCAAACACTCCTACTAAT GGGATCGAAAAGAATTCACATGAAAAATTGGTTACACGCAAATCCCCGGTTAAGAAGAAATTATTTGAGAGTTTTCAAGTCAAACCAAATTGGAATCCTCAAG ATGTGGAGCAAATGAGTGCGGTAAAGGAGGCGCTACACGTGTCAACAGCGCCATCTACGGTTGTCTGTCGTGAGGAGGAGATGAAAAAGGTCTTGAAGTTCTGTAAGAAGCATGTGAAAGAAGAGAAGGCTGGGAGTTTGTATGTGTGCGGGTGTCCCGGGACGGGGAAATCAATGTCGATGGAGAAAATTAAACAGCATTTAGTTGTTTGGGCTAAAGAG AAGGGTATTAAGGTTCCGGATGTATTAGCCATGAATTGTACTTCACTTACAAACACATCTGGAATTTTCAGCAAG ATTCTTCTTAAATTCCAACCAACGAAAAAAATCAGTGGCTCAACTTCACCTTTACAACATCTTCAGAACTTGTACTCTCAAAGGCAGCCATCATCTGACTCAAAAATGAT GTTAATTTTTGCTGATGAGTTGGATTATTTGATTACCAGAGACCGATCAGTCCTTCATGATCTTTTCATGCTTACAACTTTTCCGTTCTCTAGATGCATACTAATAG GAATAGCAAATGCCATAGATCTAGCAGATCGATTTCTTCCAACGCTCCAGTCGATGAATT GTAAACCTCTTGTTGTGACATTTCGAGCTTACTCCAAAGATCAAATCATCAGAATACTTCAGGAAAGGCTCATG GCACTTCCTTACATTGTCTTTCAGCCACAAGCACTGGAACTGTGTGCCAGA AAAGTTGCTGCTGCATCTGGAGACATGCGGAAAGCTCTGAGTGTTTGCAG GAGTGCAATTGAGATGCTAGATGCAGAACTTAGAGAGTCTGCAAGCAAAATAAACTCTACATCAGTCGAGCAAGGGTCCTTTCATCAACAGGCAATTCCTGGTCTTGAATTCTTCAATTCACAG GTGAGGGTTGATCATATGGCTGTTGCTTTGTCAAATACATTTAAATCACCAATAGTGGACACCATACAATCTCTCCCTCAACATCAACAA ATTATACTTTGCTCCGCTGTGAAGTCTTTCCGCAGAGGAAAGAAAGATACAACTGTTGGGGAG CTAAGTAAATCATATGTGGAAATCTGCAAAACGTCCCTCATACCACCAGTTGGAATCCTGGAATTTATAAGTTTGTGCAGAGTGCTAAATGACCAG GGACTTCTCAAATTAGGGCAGTCTCGTGAAGATAAATTGAAAAGAGTAACGTTAAAAATAGATGAGTCAGATATCACTTTTGCATTGCAG GGAGTTCGTTTCTTCCGGAATTGTCTTCAATAA
- the LOC123225148 gene encoding pleckstrin homology domain-containing protein 1-like, which produces MESLWRAATGQDPNPEDYKGIEFWSNPERSGWLTKQGEYIKTWRRRWFVLKQGKLFWFKDSSNITRASTPRGVIPVGTCLTVKGAEDVVNKPYAFELSTGDYTMYFVADTEKEKEEWINSIGRAIVQHSRSVTESEVVDYDSRR; this is translated from the coding sequence atggAAAGTCTCTGGCGGGCGGCGACGGGCCAGGATCCGAATCCTGAGGATTACAAGGGCATCGAGTTTTGGTCCAATCCCGAACGATCCGGCTGGCTCACCAAGCAAGGCGAATACATTAAAACCTGGCGCCGCCGATGGTTCGTTCTCAAACAAGGCAAGCTCTTCTGGTTCAAAGACTCTTCCAATATCACCCGCGCCTCCACACCACGTGGCGTCATCCCCGTCGGTACCTGCCTCACTGTCAAAGGCGCCGAGGACGTCGTCAACAAACCGTACGCTTTTGAACTCTCTACCGGCGATTATACGATGTACTTCGTTGCCGATacggagaaggagaaggaggaATGGATCAATTCGATTGGTCGAGCGATTGTTCAACACTCAAGGTCGGTGACGGAATCGGAAGTCGTTGATTATGATAGCAGGCGGTGA
- the LOC123225147 gene encoding pentatricopeptide repeat-containing protein At2g29760, chloroplastic, whose product METLSTPLVSLPRHPNPTPLTVDNGHRDHPVFSLINLCSTIKQLKQIHAHMLRTGLFLDPYSASKLFKATALSSFSSLEYARQVFDQIPQPNLFTFNTLIRIYSFSSEPIQSVKIFLRMLSESPYYPNKFTFPFLIKAAAEIARLPVGQVFHGMAIKSSLGDDVYILNSLIHFYSSCGDLDMAYRVFVMIDNKDVVSWNSMISGFVQGGRFEMALELFREMEVDNAKPNDVTMVGLLSGCAKKRDLELGRWVCSYIEKKQIKMDLTMSNAMLDMFVKCGTLEDAKRLFDKMEEKDIISWTTMIDGYAKLGEYDAARCVLDVMPRQEIATWNALISAYEQNGKPKEALAIFHELQLSKNVIPDEVTFVSALSACAQLGAMDVGEQIYANIKNRGVKLNCYLTTSLIDMYSKCGNLDKALEVFNSVKRRDIFVWSAMIAGLAMYGKGRAAIDLFFKMQEARVKPNAVTFTNILCACSHAGLVEEGRMFFNQMEPVYGVVPGFMHYACMVDILGRAGLLDEAAELIEKMSITPSASVWGALLGACKIHGNVELAEQACSRLLELEPENHGALVLLSNIYAKTGKWDNVSELRKRMRVSGLKKEPGSSSVEINGVIHKFLAADNSHPLGKEIYSKLDEIMTRLKSLGYVPNKSHLLQLVEEEEVQEQALNLHSEKLAIAFGLISVKPSQPIRIVKNLRVCGDCHSVAKLISRVYDRDIFLRDRYRFHHFSGGQCSCMDYW is encoded by the coding sequence ATGGAAACTCTAAGCACCCCGCTTGTTTCTCTTCCACGTCACCCAAATCCAACTCCCCTAACTGTTGATAACGGTCATCGTGACCACCCAGTTTTCTCTCTAATCAACCTATGCTCAACTATAAAACAACTCAAACAAATCCATGCTCATATGCTCCGTACAGGTCTGTTCTTAGACCCTTACTCGGCCAGCAAGCTCTTCAAAGCCACTGCCCTGTCATCTTTCTCGAGCCTTGAGTATGCTCGCCAGGTGTTTGATCAAATTCCCCAACCAAATCTTTTCACATTCAACACCCTCATTCGCATTTATTCGTTTAGTTCTGAGCCCATTCAAAGTGTTAAAATCTTTTTGCGAATGCTTTCTGAATCTCCTTATTATCCAAACAAATTCACGTTCCCCTTTTTAATCAAAGCGGCTGCGGAGATTGCTAGGTTACCTGTTGGGCAAGTTTTTCATGGAATGGCTATTAAGTCTTCGCTTGGTGATGATGTGTATATTCTTAATTCATTAATACACTTTTATTCGTCGTGTGGGGATTTAGATATGGCTTATAGGGTTTTTGTTATGATTGATAATAAAGATGTTGTGTCTTGGAATTCGATGATTTCAGGTTTTGTTCAAGGAGGTCGTTTTGAGATGGCATTAGAGTTGTTTAGAGAAATGGAGGTAGATAATGCTAAGCCTAATGATGTAACAATGGTGGGTCTTTTATCAGGTTGTGCTAAGAAAAGGGATTTGGAGCTTGGGAGATGGGTCTGTTCTTATATTGAAAAGAAACAGATAAAAATGGACTTGACTATGAGTAATGCGATGCTTGATATGTTTGTTAAATGTGGGACCTTGGAAGATGCAAAAAGATTGTTTGATAAGATGGaagaaaaagatataatttcCTGGACGACCATGATTGATGGTTATGCTAAATTGGGGGAGTATGATGCAGCAAGGTGTGTTTTAGATGTCATGCCAAGACAAGAGATTGCTACATGGAATGCGCTTATATCAGCGTATGAACAGAATGGGAAACCAAAAGAGGCTTTAGCCATTTTTCATGAGTTGCAGCTCAGCAAGAATGTGATTCCAGATGAGGTCACTTTTGTGAGTGCTTTGTCAGCCTGTGCTCAGTTAGGAGCAATGGATGTAGGTGAGCAGATCTATGCAAACATAAAAAACCGAGGTGTCAAGTTAAATTGTTATCTCACTACCTCACTCATTGATATGTATTCTAAGTGTGGGAATCTGGATAAGGCTCTTGAGGTATTTAATTCAGTAAAGAGGAGAGACATATTTGTTTGGAGTGCCATGATTGCTGGTTTGGCAATGTATGGGAAGGGGAGAGCTGCAATTGATTTGTTCTTCAAAATGCAAGAAGCTAGGGTCAAGCCGAATGCTGTGACTTTTACAAATATACTATGTGCTTGTAGTCATGCCGGCTTAGTGGAGGAGGGGAGGATGTTTTTCAATCAAATGGAGCCGGTTTATGGGGTTGTGCCAGGATTCATGCACTATGCTTGTATGGTTGATATTCTTGGTCGTGCAGGCCTTCTGGATGAAGCTGCTGAACTCATAGAGAAAATGTCAATAACTCCTAGCGCTTCTGTATGGGGGGCTTTACTTGGGGCCTGTAAGATTCATGGTAATGTTGAGCTTGCTGAACAGGCTTGTAGCCGTTTGCTGGAATTGGAACCAGAAAATCATGGTGCTTTAGTGCTTCTATCTAATATATATGCCAAAACAGGGAAATGGGACAATGTTTCTGAACTAAGAAAGCGTATGAGAGTCTCTGGACTAAAGAAAGAGCCAGGTTCTAGCTCAGTCGAGATCAATGGTGTAATTCATAAGTTTCTAGCAGCAGATAATTCTCACCCTCTTGGCAAGGAAATCTATTCAAAGCTAGATGAGATTATGACAAGATTAAAATCCTTGGGTTATGTACCAAACAAGTCTCACCTTTTGCAacttgttgaagaagaagaagtgcAAGAGCAAGCCCTAAACCTTCACAGTGAGAAGTTAGCTATTGCATTTGGGCTGATTAGTGTTAAGCCATCTCAACCTATCCGGATTGTGAAGAATCTTCGTGTTTGTGGGGACTGTCACTCAGTTGCTAAGCTCATTTCTAGGGTTTATGATAGAGACATATTTTTGAGGGATCGATATCGATTTCATCATTTCAGTGGAGGGCAGTGTTCATGCATGGATTATTGGTGA